One genomic window of Coraliomargarita sinensis includes the following:
- a CDS encoding type I secretion C-terminal target domain-containing protein: MKATTKFFASFTLGLILSASQALAAIPEPDTLLYGKVLHRANGNEHQLMQGTLTWTLEDQNGQEYQYETELTDIGGEFSYKLPIPHQALSTGLNVDSSVIPLGVGEKTYEFVSIEVDGYPAAILWSEIDFLSLIQEDRAATYRIDLVVSFDLLDTDGDGMPDWWEKFYGLDWQTPDAGLDTDGDGWTNLEEYLRGTNPLVDNRSPSLQTLNLFAYGESDNGVWLRAVDSNSTEEELTYTLTSLPDGGYLHFVPAPGEEGAETVLVVGATFTQAQLNLGQIAYRHTDPQTTETQFRLTIGDGTSTSEEAEVLIDVFPPSPLLALDESTDPIPFWWREENVIFEAYWSLRENVISGDLVESALLYLLGSEYGYTLWDQRAETLPVTLAATGAGSQFILGGAADDVLSGSAQPDIISGGAGSDILTGGAAIDLFIVGDAGTETITDFNPAEDVLDLSDLLVGQTGSLDAFLSVSSNGVDSQIGVDRDGDGSGYTDAVIILQGVNLSESGLHVLWSQGQLLAGELRGLVSISIDGWPDAAIEEGYSKAELTLRRNGPNNQPLSVQLLLSGSAVNGVDYRSVATTVNFAADQSEASLVIDPLLDGSSEFIEQVIVEIAAGSGYVLDATAAGQINITDAKQRFGIIAYDAYAVVGEGDAYFQIVRQGPRDSYVELLLSMGGTAESGTDYTAINRLVTFNNNQASKLIPVSALGNGALGVSEASRVLKVAIDESITGEYGLTHESEASMRLLSNMAAFDAWASEAIPDSDTLSGEELQESTSPRTGMQALLEYALSYGVDLEDGIDGDERQQIVPQISKEADGIHFGFTQRLNDPSIRYIVECSPDLNQWHSGAEYFEAVELSEEAENAGRVRYRVVGSEDSSTQCFIRVRIELVD; encoded by the coding sequence ATGAAAGCTACAACCAAGTTTTTCGCCTCGTTCACGCTCGGTTTGATCCTGAGCGCCAGCCAAGCCCTCGCCGCAATCCCCGAGCCGGACACCTTGCTCTACGGTAAAGTGCTCCACCGCGCAAATGGCAATGAGCACCAACTCATGCAGGGCACACTGACCTGGACGCTGGAGGATCAAAACGGCCAGGAGTACCAATACGAGACCGAGTTGACCGACATCGGAGGAGAGTTCTCTTACAAACTTCCGATTCCTCATCAGGCACTCTCAACCGGACTGAATGTGGATAGCTCGGTCATTCCGCTGGGAGTCGGCGAAAAGACTTACGAGTTCGTCTCGATCGAGGTGGACGGCTATCCGGCTGCCATTCTCTGGTCGGAAATCGATTTCCTTAGCCTGATCCAGGAAGACCGTGCTGCGACCTACCGTATTGATTTGGTCGTTTCCTTTGACCTGCTTGATACTGACGGCGACGGTATGCCCGACTGGTGGGAGAAATTCTACGGTCTCGACTGGCAGACGCCGGATGCCGGCCTTGACACCGACGGCGATGGATGGACCAACCTGGAGGAGTATCTCCGTGGCACCAATCCGCTGGTCGACAACCGCTCGCCTTCGCTGCAGACCTTGAACCTTTTCGCCTACGGTGAGTCGGACAACGGGGTTTGGTTGCGTGCGGTCGATTCCAACTCCACCGAGGAAGAACTGACCTACACGCTGACGAGTCTGCCGGACGGCGGCTATCTGCACTTTGTGCCCGCGCCCGGTGAAGAGGGGGCCGAGACCGTGCTCGTCGTGGGAGCGACCTTTACCCAGGCCCAGCTCAATCTCGGGCAAATCGCCTACCGTCATACCGATCCCCAGACGACAGAGACACAATTTCGTCTGACAATCGGTGACGGAACCAGCACCTCGGAAGAAGCCGAAGTACTTATCGATGTGTTCCCGCCAAGCCCTCTGCTGGCACTCGACGAGTCGACCGACCCGATTCCGTTCTGGTGGCGCGAAGAAAATGTCATTTTCGAAGCTTACTGGAGCCTGCGCGAGAACGTGATCAGCGGAGACCTTGTGGAATCTGCTCTGCTTTACCTCCTGGGTAGCGAATACGGCTACACCCTCTGGGATCAGCGTGCGGAGACACTGCCGGTGACGCTGGCCGCGACGGGAGCCGGTTCGCAATTCATCCTCGGTGGAGCGGCGGACGACGTTCTCAGCGGCAGCGCCCAGCCTGATATTATTTCCGGTGGCGCGGGTAGTGATATTCTTACCGGTGGCGCGGCCATCGACCTGTTCATCGTCGGCGATGCAGGCACCGAAACCATTACCGATTTCAACCCCGCCGAAGATGTGCTTGATTTGAGCGATCTACTTGTGGGCCAGACGGGCAGCCTGGATGCCTTCCTCTCGGTCAGTTCGAACGGCGTGGATAGCCAGATCGGCGTGGACCGCGACGGTGACGGCAGTGGCTACACGGATGCCGTCATCATCCTACAGGGAGTCAACCTTTCCGAAAGCGGCCTGCATGTACTCTGGTCGCAGGGGCAACTGCTTGCGGGTGAGCTTCGCGGACTCGTTTCCATCTCGATCGATGGCTGGCCCGATGCCGCCATCGAGGAGGGCTACAGCAAAGCCGAACTGACGCTCCGTCGTAACGGCCCGAACAATCAACCGCTCAGCGTGCAGTTGCTGCTTTCAGGGAGCGCGGTGAACGGAGTGGATTATCGTTCCGTTGCCACGACGGTTAACTTTGCCGCTGATCAAAGCGAAGCTTCGCTTGTGATTGATCCGCTTCTGGACGGAAGTTCCGAGTTTATCGAACAGGTGATTGTCGAGATCGCGGCCGGCAGTGGCTACGTGCTTGATGCGACCGCGGCCGGGCAGATCAACATTACGGATGCCAAGCAGCGCTTCGGCATCATTGCCTACGATGCCTACGCGGTTGTCGGCGAGGGCGATGCTTACTTCCAGATCGTCCGCCAGGGACCGCGTGACAGCTACGTGGAGTTGCTCCTGAGCATGGGTGGCACTGCCGAAAGCGGTACGGATTACACCGCAATCAACCGTCTGGTCACCTTCAATAACAATCAGGCCAGTAAGTTGATCCCCGTCTCGGCTCTGGGGAACGGTGCACTCGGCGTGTCCGAAGCCAGCCGTGTCCTGAAGGTCGCGATCGACGAATCGATCACCGGGGAGTATGGATTGACCCACGAAAGTGAGGCTTCCATGCGCCTGCTTTCCAACATGGCGGCTTTCGACGCCTGGGCCAGTGAAGCGATTCCCGATTCGGACACTCTGAGCGGGGAAGAACTGCAGGAGTCCACTTCGCCGCGTACCGGGATGCAAGCCCTTTTGGAGTACGCGCTCTCTTACGGAGTCGATCTCGAGGACGGCATTGATGGGGATGAGCGCCAACAGATCGTGCCTCAAATCTCCAAAGAGGCCGATGGTATCCACTTCGGGTTCACTCAGCGCCTCAATGATCCGAGTATCCGCTACATCGTGGAATGTTCACCTGACCTCAATCAGTGGCACAGCGGTGCCGAGTACTTTGAGGCGGTGGAGCTTTCTGAAGAAGCGGAAAACGCCGGTCGGGTGCGTTACCGTGTTGTCGGTTCGGAGGACAGTTCTACCCAGTGCTTCATCCGCGTCCGAATCGAACTTGTTGACTGA